A region from the Bacillus sp. Marseille-P3661 genome encodes:
- a CDS encoding TAXI family TRAP transporter solute-binding subunit: MKKWINSLMLLLLVGIAILGGCSQQTKQSVSSSNDTSNESSSATDGKVALSFATMSEGSAVYVYGATMSQILMNNVEQIERVDVLPYNGGFGNVTLLDTGKADLGITFDLNNFWARTGTGPSEKEYDNLRVLLGALDQYYVGVLMTNEFMEEYGIDSIADIKEKKIPARLLTLGKGSQGEVAAQQVLEAYGLSYEELEGYGGSVEHTSFDVVKTNIQDGRTDMFIQVMTNGHPAFTEIALQNPVTFMGIEDEYVEKLAEFGYSRATLPAGVFNGQDEEVPSVGLRSTVTTTTDLPEEIAYQFTKTLIEHQEDLATGHKGLEDFEPQVGITESATGGVEIHPGALRYYKEVGWIK; the protein is encoded by the coding sequence ATGAAAAAATGGATAAATAGTTTGATGTTATTATTACTAGTCGGTATTGCTATCTTAGGAGGGTGCTCACAGCAAACTAAACAATCGGTTAGCAGTTCTAATGATACATCTAATGAATCCTCTTCAGCAACGGATGGAAAGGTTGCGCTAAGTTTTGCAACAATGTCTGAAGGTAGTGCGGTGTATGTTTATGGTGCAACAATGTCGCAGATATTGATGAACAATGTAGAACAAATTGAACGAGTAGATGTATTGCCTTATAACGGTGGGTTTGGAAATGTAACCCTTTTGGATACTGGTAAGGCAGACCTTGGCATTACATTCGATTTAAATAATTTCTGGGCTAGAACAGGAACGGGTCCAAGTGAGAAAGAATATGACAATTTACGGGTATTACTCGGTGCTCTTGATCAATATTATGTTGGTGTTTTGATGACAAATGAGTTCATGGAAGAGTATGGAATAGATTCTATTGCTGATATTAAAGAGAAAAAGATTCCTGCACGTCTTCTCACATTAGGTAAAGGTAGTCAAGGTGAAGTTGCTGCACAGCAAGTCTTAGAAGCTTATGGTTTGAGCTATGAAGAGCTTGAAGGCTATGGCGGTTCAGTAGAGCATACTTCGTTTGATGTCGTAAAGACTAACATTCAAGACGGTAGAACTGATATGTTTATTCAAGTTATGACCAATGGACATCCAGCATTTACTGAAATTGCATTGCAAAATCCGGTAACATTTATGGGGATTGAAGATGAGTATGTAGAAAAGTTAGCAGAGTTTGGATACAGTAGAGCGACATTGCCTGCAGGTGTTTTTAACGGACAAGATGAAGAAGTTCCTTCAGTGGGATTACGCTCAACCGTTACAACAACTACTGATCTTCCTGAAGAGATAGCTTATCAGTTCACAAAAACATTGATAGAACATCAAGAAGATCTTGCTACAGGTCATAAAGGTTTAGAGGATTTTGAACCACAGGTTGGAATTACAGAGTCAGCAACAGGTGGTGTAGAGATACATCCAGGTGCATTAAGATACTATAAAGAAGTAGGTTGGATTAAATAA
- a CDS encoding UbiD family decarboxylase: MKCKSLRSWLGHLKDQNELVIVDRKVSLDYEIAGIAKKLNGQKAVYFSQVEDYEIPVVAGTAANRKQYADALGTSEEGLIDKFLEAIDNPLPCSEVSGEQAPVQEQVIHGEDVDLLKLFPIPVHHEKDSGNYISAGLAIVRDPETGKQNVSVHRLQISGKNRLGAYILPRHTFNFFKKMEEQGKPLEIAIVIGVDPVTMLASQAIAPLGQDEMEIAGALKGEPVPVVRCKTIDVMVPAHAEIVLEGKILPNIREPEGPFGEFPKLYGPKSDKEVVVIDCVTHRKDPIFQTILPASDEHLLVGGIPREASLLRSIRNTVPTVRGVHLTLGGTCRYQLVVSMKKRNEGEPKNVIFAAFAGHYDVKHVFVVDEEIDIFNAEEVEWAFATRFQAERDLVAVHGAQGSKLDPSTDDGVGSKLGFDCTVPLNSQPMEYERIRIPGLEQINIEDYILKVETSKENKNHFKEEVS, translated from the coding sequence ATGAAGTGTAAATCACTACGTTCGTGGTTAGGTCATTTAAAGGATCAAAATGAACTGGTTATCGTTGATCGGAAAGTTTCTCTTGATTATGAAATTGCGGGAATCGCAAAAAAATTAAATGGGCAGAAAGCCGTCTATTTTTCTCAAGTTGAGGATTATGAAATTCCTGTAGTAGCAGGAACTGCAGCTAATCGTAAACAATACGCGGATGCCCTGGGAACGAGTGAAGAGGGACTTATTGATAAGTTTTTAGAGGCAATTGACAATCCATTACCATGTAGTGAAGTCTCAGGAGAACAGGCTCCTGTACAGGAGCAAGTTATTCATGGAGAGGACGTTGACTTGTTGAAGCTGTTTCCAATACCTGTACACCATGAAAAGGATTCAGGCAATTATATTTCTGCAGGACTGGCTATTGTTCGGGATCCTGAAACAGGTAAACAAAATGTCTCTGTCCATCGCCTGCAGATCTCAGGAAAAAATCGCCTAGGTGCTTATATTCTTCCTAGACATACGTTTAATTTCTTTAAAAAAATGGAGGAACAAGGTAAACCTCTTGAAATAGCAATCGTCATTGGAGTTGACCCAGTAACGATGCTTGCTTCCCAAGCTATCGCTCCATTAGGGCAGGATGAAATGGAGATTGCTGGGGCCTTAAAAGGAGAGCCTGTTCCTGTGGTTCGTTGTAAAACGATCGACGTTATGGTACCAGCTCATGCGGAAATTGTCTTAGAAGGTAAAATCTTGCCTAATATTAGAGAGCCTGAGGGGCCTTTTGGTGAATTCCCCAAATTGTATGGACCAAAAAGTGATAAAGAAGTCGTGGTTATTGATTGCGTAACACATAGAAAAGATCCAATTTTCCAAACTATTCTACCTGCAAGCGATGAACATCTTTTGGTTGGAGGTATTCCACGTGAAGCAAGTCTGTTACGTTCAATCCGCAATACCGTTCCAACTGTTCGTGGTGTTCATTTAACTTTGGGAGGAACGTGTCGCTATCAACTAGTTGTTTCAATGAAGAAAAGAAACGAGGGTGAACCAAAAAATGTTATATTTGCGGCCTTCGCTGGACACTACGATGTAAAACACGTCTTTGTTGTTGATGAAGAAATCGATATTTTTAATGCAGAAGAGGTGGAATGGGCATTTGCCACTAGATTCCAAGCTGAAAGGGATCTGGTTGCTGTTCATGGTGCCCAGGGTTCTAAACTTGATCCATCAACAGATGATGGGGTGGGCTCCAAACTTGGCTTTGATTGTACTGTACCGTTGAATAGTCAACCAATGGAGTACGAACGCATTCGTATACCTGGTCTTGAACAAATCAACATAGAAGATTATATATTAAAAGTTGAAACTTCAAAGGAAAATAAAAACCACTTTAAAGAGGAAGTAAGTTAA